In Ruminococcaceae bacterium BL-6, a genomic segment contains:
- the tepA gene encoding protein export-enhancing protease (spore outgrowth) (Evidence 2a : Function from experimental evidences in other organisms; PubMedId : 10455123, 15189290, 23927687; Product type e : enzyme), which translates to MSKHRNQHIENPLPRETPRENDEPAPVDSERASDQISETGSIIAGAGDHMIHCLTIIGQVEGHYILPSQNKTTKYEHVIPQLVAIEEDPKIHGLLILLNTVGGDVEAGLAIAELVAGMKKPSVSMVLGGGHSIGVPLAVAAKHSFIAPSASMTIHPVRMSGLMLGVPQTLEYFQRMQERITRFVTQNSNISEERFTELSMNTKELVMDVGTVLDGADAVEEGLIDSLGNLSDAIDCLNKMIDEGQKQEKKKRAKTKRPSSPAVKTVAARK; encoded by the coding sequence ATGAGCAAACATCGAAATCAGCACATTGAAAACCCTTTGCCCAGAGAAACGCCGAGGGAAAACGACGAGCCCGCGCCGGTTGACAGCGAAAGGGCATCGGATCAGATTTCCGAGACGGGTTCCATCATCGCGGGGGCCGGCGACCATATGATCCACTGCCTGACGATCATCGGGCAGGTGGAAGGGCACTATATCCTCCCTTCCCAGAACAAGACGACGAAATACGAGCATGTGATTCCGCAGCTGGTTGCAATCGAAGAGGACCCGAAAATCCACGGGCTTCTGATCCTGCTCAATACCGTGGGCGGGGATGTGGAGGCCGGGCTCGCCATTGCGGAGCTGGTCGCCGGCATGAAGAAGCCGTCGGTCTCCATGGTGCTGGGCGGGGGCCATTCCATCGGCGTTCCGCTGGCGGTTGCCGCCAAGCATTCATTCATCGCGCCGTCGGCTTCCATGACGATCCATCCCGTGCGCATGAGCGGGCTGATGCTCGGGGTTCCGCAGACGCTGGAATATTTTCAGCGGATGCAGGAGCGGATCACCCGGTTCGTCACGCAGAATTCCAACATTTCGGAAGAGCGTTTTACCGAGCTTTCCATGAACACGAAGGAGCTGGTCATGGATGTGGGCACGGTCCTCGACGGGGCCGACGCCGTGGAAGAGGGCCTGATCGATTCCCTGGGGAATCTTTCGGATGCCATCGACTGCCTGAACAAAATGATCGACGAAGGTCAGAAACAGGAAAAAAAGAAGCGGGCAAAGACCAAACGGCCCAGTTCCCCGGCTGTGAAAACGGTTGCGGCCAGAAAATAA
- a CDS encoding protein of unknown function (Evidence 5 : Unknown function), whose translation MGGFYRHPIRFKVKINKNITEPVCCAMGNEGHGCTQEKRLSHQNPPVCSLMVYNIVAFLGESRKIFRKTNASAGITAKIARKSFFAALKNTGRDVIIKLFPEKTAAEQFVRRIMNEKPPLTANYFGRRWLNYEQTSKSAH comes from the coding sequence ATGGGCGGGTTTTACAGGCATCCGATCCGTTTTAAGGTAAAAATCAACAAAAACATTACCGAACCTGTCTGCTGCGCCATGGGAAACGAAGGGCACGGGTGTACCCAGGAAAAACGGCTGAGCCATCAAAACCCGCCGGTTTGTTCCCTTATGGTTTATAATATCGTCGCATTTTTGGGGGAAAGCCGGAAAATTTTTCGAAAAACAAATGCGTCTGCCGGAATCACGGCGAAAATAGCGCGCAAATCTTTCTTTGCGGCGTTGAAGAATACAGGGCGGGATGTTATAATAAAACTGTTTCCGGAAAAAACGGCCGCGGAGCAATTTGTTCGGCGCATAATGAATGAGAAGCCGCCCCTTACGGCAAACTACTTTGGTAGGAGGTGGCTGAATTATGAGCAAACATCGAAATCAGCACATTGA
- a CDS encoding putative fimbrial assembly protein FimC, serogroup D (Evidence 3 : Putative function from multiple computational evidences) — translation MECTDWKRKITGNENCRSNAKRKAFRFGILKRQSRPPEPPGSKKPFSADILKLIVVCAMLADHAAWLFLPFDTPAGQSVHFFGRIAAPVACFLLVEGYFHTRSVKRYAVRLGVFALISQIPYSIFQTGTIDFRPGPGRFSVLYTLLCCLLAVWIWDKMRDKAFCPFALAALSLLSVLGDWMMFAFLFTMAFAMNRGNLRGQCLWFAAAAVFMTGLMTASSMLDGNPFYSQLYQLGVLLSIPCLGLYNGRRAATARGKWTFYVFYPAHLLALILLKQAVS, via the coding sequence ATGGAATGCACAGACTGGAAAAGGAAGATCACCGGGAATGAAAATTGCCGCAGCAACGCAAAAAGAAAAGCCTTCCGGTTTGGGATCTTGAAACGGCAGAGCCGTCCGCCGGAACCGCCGGGGAGCAAAAAACCGTTTTCGGCCGACATCCTGAAGCTGATTGTCGTGTGCGCCATGCTGGCCGATCATGCCGCATGGCTGTTTCTTCCTTTTGATACGCCGGCCGGGCAGTCGGTGCATTTCTTTGGAAGAATCGCGGCGCCGGTCGCCTGCTTTCTCCTTGTCGAAGGATATTTTCACACGCGCAGCGTGAAAAGATATGCCGTTCGGCTGGGAGTTTTTGCTCTGATTTCCCAGATCCCGTACTCGATCTTTCAGACAGGAACGATCGATTTCAGGCCCGGGCCTGGGCGGTTCAGCGTCCTGTATACGCTGCTGTGCTGCCTTTTGGCCGTCTGGATTTGGGACAAAATGCGGGACAAAGCTTTCTGCCCTTTTGCTTTGGCGGCGCTCAGCCTTTTGTCCGTGCTCGGTGACTGGATGATGTTCGCATTTCTTTTCACCATGGCTTTTGCGATGAACCGCGGAAACCTCAGGGGGCAATGCCTTTGGTTTGCGGCTGCGGCTGTTTTCATGACCGGTTTGATGACAGCGTCTTCGATGCTGGATGGGAATCCGTTTTATTCTCAGCTTTACCAGCTTGGCGTTCTGCTTTCCATTCCCTGCCTGGGACTTTACAACGGCAGACGGGCCGCAACGGCGCGCGGCAAATGGACCTTCTACGTTTTTTATCCGGCGCATCTTCTGGCCCTGATCCTGCTGAAGCAGGCGGTATCGTAG
- the rex gene encoding Redox-sensing transcriptional repressor Rex has translation MSKWENVSMSVIRRMPRYYRFLTHLKQIGTTRISSKELSEIMGLTASQIRQDLNCFGGFGQQGYGYMVEQLQHEIGNILGISNAYKAILIGAGNLGQALALNMPFGSLGFDLIGLFDNAPEKIGTKVGDLPVYDVRKLEDFCAREHPVMAIFCVPREAVETLSDTLYHQNVKSFWNFSHFDIAMKYPDAMVENVHLNDSLMTLCYRISNGSD, from the coding sequence ATGTCTAAGTGGGAAAATGTTTCTATGTCCGTCATCCGAAGGATGCCGCGTTACTATCGGTTTTTAACCCATCTGAAACAAATCGGAACGACCCGTATTTCTTCCAAAGAGCTTTCCGAAATCATGGGCCTTACCGCTTCGCAGATCCGGCAGGACCTGAACTGCTTCGGCGGCTTCGGCCAGCAGGGATACGGCTATATGGTGGAACAGCTTCAGCACGAAATCGGCAATATTCTCGGGATTTCCAACGCCTACAAGGCGATTCTGATCGGCGCGGGCAACCTGGGGCAGGCTCTGGCGCTGAACATGCCTTTTGGCTCGCTGGGATTTGATCTGATCGGCCTTTTCGACAACGCGCCGGAAAAAATCGGCACAAAGGTCGGCGACCTTCCTGTTTACGACGTGAGGAAGCTGGAGGATTTCTGTGCCCGGGAGCATCCGGTCATGGCGATTTTCTGCGTCCCGCGGGAAGCGGTGGAAACGCTTTCGGACACCTTATACCATCAGAATGTGAAGAGTTTCTGGAATTTCAGCCATTTCGACATCGCGATGAAATACCCGGATGCCATGGTGGAAAACGTCCACCTGAACGACAGCCTGATGACGCTTTGCTACCGCATCTCCAACGGCTCGGATTGA
- a CDS encoding MarR family transcriptional regulator: MSNRNERAQIDRLCELFVQTVNRYNRLEKEMHAYGAKQGLHLSETHTIVDIGAHENLNITKLARIQGVSKSAASQMVSKLVKKGFVQKDFSPETENEVVLSLTESGKKVRQEHEKQHIWLRKHLADILANHPDSTIETLIALAAEIQELWDSLPNQPGLV, from the coding sequence ATGAGCAATAGGAATGAGCGCGCTCAAATCGACAGGCTGTGCGAGCTATTCGTCCAGACAGTCAATCGATATAACCGGCTGGAAAAAGAAATGCATGCCTATGGAGCAAAGCAGGGACTGCATTTATCCGAGACCCACACGATTGTCGATATCGGGGCCCACGAGAACCTTAATATCACAAAATTAGCCAGGATACAAGGCGTTTCGAAAAGTGCTGCCTCTCAAATGGTCAGCAAGCTTGTAAAAAAGGGATTCGTTCAAAAGGACTTCTCCCCTGAAACAGAGAACGAGGTTGTACTGTCGCTTACCGAAAGCGGTAAAAAGGTACGTCAGGAACACGAAAAACAGCATATTTGGCTTAGAAAGCACTTGGCTGATATTCTGGCGAATCATCCGGACAGCACGATAGAAACCTTGATCGCACTGGCGGCGGAAATTCAAGAATTATGGGATTCGCTCCCAAATCAGCCAGGCCTCGTTTGA
- a CDS encoding Alpha/beta hydrolase, whose translation MSYQRINPIPQFNFQANRVLTYGKLACREQEIEEEIPKIRTFDDWDTVWLSLAKKAESENRYLHAAYYGRMAEFFLTPNHPQKDILYRRCLRNFYLGFDSELHLNYKRYRVPFENGALNCISIPSPHPKGTILVCGGYDSFIEEFVLQVRDIAAQGYSVILFEGPGQGYCLREKMYFRYDFEKPTAAVIDYFGLKQCAMIGISWGGYFALRSATFEKRISAAVAYDVMDDGLEVMTNVFPAPICKIIRTAFRNKNKHLIQLLTGIIRKRSILADWALSQGMYITGTKTVYDFYCNLSQHNLSGIENRLTQDILLLAGENDHYIPLDQYYRLKSSIKNARSLTCRLFTKAEGGDQHCQIGNHMLAVRTILDWLNKVYHVR comes from the coding sequence ATGAGCTATCAAAGGATCAACCCTATTCCGCAATTCAACTTTCAGGCAAACAGAGTTTTAACTTACGGGAAGCTGGCTTGCAGAGAACAGGAGATTGAAGAAGAAATTCCAAAGATAAGGACTTTTGACGATTGGGACACGGTCTGGCTTTCGCTGGCAAAGAAGGCTGAAAGTGAAAACAGGTATCTCCACGCAGCGTATTATGGTCGGATGGCCGAATTCTTTCTGACGCCGAATCATCCGCAAAAAGATATCCTGTATCGAAGATGCCTTCGGAATTTCTATCTTGGTTTTGATTCCGAGCTCCATTTGAACTATAAACGATATCGTGTGCCGTTCGAAAACGGGGCTCTGAATTGCATCAGCATCCCGTCTCCTCACCCGAAAGGAACGATTCTTGTCTGCGGCGGCTACGATTCCTTTATTGAAGAATTTGTACTACAGGTAAGAGATATCGCCGCTCAGGGTTATTCCGTCATCCTGTTTGAGGGCCCCGGACAGGGATACTGCCTGCGCGAAAAGATGTATTTCAGATATGATTTTGAAAAACCGACAGCAGCTGTAATCGATTATTTCGGTTTAAAGCAATGCGCGATGATCGGCATCTCATGGGGAGGGTATTTTGCCTTGCGCAGCGCCACTTTCGAAAAAAGGATCTCAGCGGCCGTCGCTTACGATGTGATGGATGATGGCCTTGAAGTGATGACAAATGTGTTTCCCGCGCCAATTTGTAAAATCATAAGAACGGCATTCCGGAATAAAAATAAACATTTGATTCAGCTTCTTACCGGCATCATCAGAAAAAGGAGCATATTAGCAGACTGGGCGCTTTCCCAGGGCATGTACATCACCGGGACCAAAACAGTCTATGATTTTTACTGCAATCTTTCCCAGCACAATCTGTCTGGAATCGAAAACAGATTGACACAGGATATCCTGCTCTTGGCCGGGGAAAACGATCATTACATCCCTCTTGATCAATATTATCGCTTAAAAAGCAGCATTAAAAATGCAAGATCGCTTACCTGCCGGCTTTTTACCAAAGCGGAGGGAGGCGATCAGCACTGTCAAATAGGGAACCACATGCTGGCAGTCCGGACGATTCTGGATTGGCTCAACAAGGTCTACCACGTTCGCTGA
- a CDS encoding GntR family transcriptional regulator — translation MDDRIKVSAPVYQQIAADIAAKIVEKRYQVGDKLYARSALASQYSVSSETARRAISVLSDLKIVKAVRGSGVLITSYENAVRFVQQYMDIKSIYDLKKNILDSLERQKQEAENLTRYVTEIIDRTDRFQNINPFIPFEIEITAETPYLHRSISEINFWHYTMATIIAIRRNRSFLMSPGPYAVLCENDTLYYCGDSDCQTRVRNFLYPGSAPSHNAQAEKIFQ, via the coding sequence ATGGACGATAGGATCAAGGTATCCGCGCCGGTGTATCAGCAGATCGCGGCGGATATCGCGGCAAAGATTGTGGAGAAGCGGTATCAGGTCGGGGACAAGCTTTACGCGCGCTCCGCCCTCGCAAGCCAGTACAGCGTCTCCTCGGAAACGGCAAGGCGGGCGATTTCCGTCCTTTCGGACCTGAAGATCGTAAAAGCCGTGCGCGGCAGCGGCGTTTTGATCACGTCGTATGAGAACGCCGTCCGGTTTGTTCAGCAGTACATGGATATCAAATCCATTTACGACCTGAAAAAGAACATCCTGGATTCTCTGGAGCGCCAGAAGCAGGAAGCCGAGAACCTGACCCGGTATGTGACGGAGATCATAGACCGCACCGACCGGTTTCAGAACATCAATCCGTTTATCCCGTTCGAAATCGAGATCACGGCCGAAACGCCGTACCTGCACCGATCCATTTCGGAAATCAATTTCTGGCACTACACGATGGCCACGATCATCGCCATTCGCCGGAACAGGTCTTTTCTGATGTCCCCGGGCCCGTATGCCGTGCTCTGCGAAAACGACACGCTGTATTATTGCGGGGACAGCGATTGCCAGACGCGCGTCAGAAATTTTCTGTACCCGGGTTCCGCGCCATCCCATAATGCTCAGGCAGAAAAAATTTTTCAATAA
- a CDS encoding protein of unknown function (Evidence 5 : Unknown function), protein MVYGIAVPSGIQIAAQPPASAVQGIRLRGEGTETEKGLKHSSFHKNGTGYRGYPVPSRMGGKQERALSAGKPD, encoded by the coding sequence GTGGTTTATGGGATCGCAGTTCCATCCGGAATTCAAATCGCGGCCCAACCGCCCGCATCCGCTGTTCAGGGGATTCGTCTGCGCGGCGAAGGAACAGAAACGGAAAAAGGGCTGAAACACAGTTCCTTTCATAAAAATGGCACAGGATATCGGGGATATCCTGTGCCGTCTCGCATGGGCGGAAAACAGGAGCGGGCGCTTTCCGCCGGAAAACCTGATTGA
- the pyrG gene encoding CTP synthetase (Evidence 2a : Function from experimental evidences in other organisms; PubMedId : 11544212, 15252202, 17158658, 17302819, 30251661; Product type e : enzyme), with the protein MAVKYVFVTGGVVSGLGKGITAASLGRLLKSRGLRVTMQKFDPYLNVDPGTMNPFQHGEVFVTDDGAETDLDLGHYERFIDESLTQNSNVTSGRVYWNVLQNERNGDYGGSTVQVIPHITNEIKRRITAGKENVDVAIIEVGGTVGDIESQPFLEAIRQFATEVGRSNCLFIHVTLVPYLAASREQKTKPTQHSVKELLSLGIQPDIIVLRSERPVGEEQKKKIALFCNVDEDCVIQNLDLPLLYSVPLALKDEKLDDIVCRHFHLDTKKADLADWTNMVNTALSLTESVTIGMVGKYVDLHDAYLSVAEALTHGGIGNRVKVDIKWIGSETITSDNVGDILGDVDGVLVPGGFGPRGIEGKIRAIRYARENNIPFLGICLGMQLAIVELSRDLLGLADANSAEFDPQSKNLVIDLMPEQKKVVQLGGTMRLGKYPCKLMPGTKAFELYGEQLISERHRHRFEVNNDYCKRLEKAGVVFCGKSPDGRIMEMMELKGHPWFMGSQFHPEFKSRPNRPHPLFRGFVCAAKEQKRKKG; encoded by the coding sequence ATGGCAGTGAAATATGTTTTTGTAACAGGCGGCGTGGTGTCCGGTTTGGGAAAAGGAATTACGGCGGCGTCTCTTGGGCGCTTGCTAAAATCCCGCGGGTTGCGCGTCACGATGCAGAAGTTCGACCCTTATCTGAATGTCGACCCGGGAACGATGAACCCGTTTCAGCACGGCGAGGTTTTCGTGACGGATGACGGCGCGGAAACCGACCTGGACCTGGGCCATTACGAACGCTTTATCGATGAAAGTCTGACGCAGAACAGCAACGTGACCTCCGGCAGGGTTTACTGGAACGTACTGCAGAACGAGCGCAACGGCGATTACGGCGGCAGTACGGTCCAGGTGATCCCGCACATCACGAACGAAATCAAAAGACGCATTACGGCCGGCAAAGAAAATGTCGACGTCGCGATCATCGAGGTCGGCGGCACGGTGGGCGACATTGAAAGCCAGCCGTTTTTAGAGGCCATCCGCCAGTTCGCGACCGAGGTGGGGAGGAGCAACTGCCTTTTCATCCATGTGACGCTGGTGCCGTACCTGGCGGCATCCCGCGAGCAGAAGACGAAGCCGACCCAGCACAGCGTCAAGGAGCTGCTGTCCCTCGGCATCCAGCCGGACATCATCGTCCTGCGCTCCGAGCGGCCGGTCGGGGAGGAGCAGAAAAAGAAGATCGCCCTGTTCTGCAATGTCGACGAGGACTGCGTCATCCAGAACCTTGACCTGCCGCTGCTTTACTCCGTCCCACTGGCGCTCAAGGACGAAAAGCTGGACGATATCGTGTGCCGGCATTTTCACCTGGATACCAAAAAGGCAGATCTGGCCGACTGGACCAATATGGTGAATACGGCCCTGTCCCTCACCGAAAGCGTCACCATCGGCATGGTGGGCAAGTACGTCGACCTTCACGACGCGTACCTCAGCGTGGCGGAGGCTCTGACGCACGGTGGGATCGGCAACCGCGTCAAGGTGGACATCAAATGGATCGGCTCCGAAACCATCACCTCCGACAATGTGGGCGATATCCTCGGCGACGTGGACGGGGTTCTCGTTCCCGGGGGCTTCGGCCCCCGCGGGATCGAGGGGAAGATCCGGGCGATCCGCTACGCGAGGGAGAACAACATCCCGTTTCTCGGCATCTGCCTCGGCATGCAGCTTGCCATTGTGGAGCTGAGCCGCGACCTGCTCGGCCTTGCGGATGCGAACTCCGCGGAATTCGACCCGCAGAGCAAAAACCTGGTCATCGACCTGATGCCGGAGCAGAAGAAGGTCGTGCAGCTCGGCGGAACGATGCGCCTCGGGAAATATCCCTGTAAACTGATGCCCGGAACAAAGGCGTTCGAGCTTTACGGCGAGCAGCTGATTTCCGAACGCCACCGCCACCGCTTCGAGGTCAATAACGATTACTGCAAGCGCCTGGAAAAGGCGGGCGTAGTGTTCTGCGGGAAGTCCCCGGATGGCCGGATCATGGAGATGATGGAGCTGAAGGGGCACCCGTGGTTTATGGGATCGCAGTTCCATCCGGAATTCAAATCGCGGCCCAACCGCCCGCATCCGCTGTTCAGGGGATTCGTCTGCGCGGCGAAGGAACAGAAACGGAAAAAGGGCTGA
- the trxA gene encoding Thioredoxin has protein sequence MEIIHGSSENFDSVLRQNKLVLVDFWASWCGPCRMMAPIVESISEKYDAKLAVVKVDVDEQQSLAMQYGIQSIPTLILFKDGKQLWTEVGVKPQDHLEGLIEAEL, from the coding sequence ATGGAAATCATTCATGGAAGTTCCGAAAATTTCGATTCCGTCCTCAGGCAGAACAAGCTCGTTCTGGTCGACTTCTGGGCGTCCTGGTGCGGCCCGTGCCGCATGATGGCCCCCATTGTGGAATCCATTTCCGAAAAATACGACGCCAAGCTCGCCGTCGTGAAGGTGGATGTCGACGAACAGCAGTCCCTGGCCATGCAGTACGGGATTCAGAGCATCCCCACCCTCATCCTGTTCAAGGACGGAAAGCAGCTTTGGACGGAAGTCGGCGTCAAGCCCCAGGACCATCTGGAAGGCCTGATCGAAGCGGAGCTGTAA
- a CDS encoding Peptidyl-prolyl cis-trans isomerase yields MHNLPEYNKITLLQKNREGMDEMRGRLRIRAALACGMLLLALAGCAGGGSAGKKAVGYQLEKPASGEEIAVLKTSMGEIKLRFFPDAAPKTVQNFKALAKKGYYNGVTFHRVIKDFMIQGGDPTGTGKGGGSSFGENFEDEFSESLFNIRGAVAMANRGPNTNGSQFFIDQAPASAFEGWDQYQQIYDVYKKDPQAFTRQYGGCIDMSRITSEIKKLYQENGGSPHLDGAYNTAKTGHTVFAQVFEGMDVVDQIASVSVDSQDKPLSDVKIESVALEPYQK; encoded by the coding sequence TTGCATAATCTGCCGGAATATAATAAAATAACGTTATTGCAGAAAAACAGGGAAGGGATGGATGAAATGCGCGGAAGATTGCGGATTCGCGCCGCTTTGGCCTGCGGGATGCTGCTGCTGGCGCTTGCCGGCTGCGCGGGGGGCGGCTCGGCCGGGAAAAAGGCGGTGGGGTATCAGCTGGAAAAACCGGCTTCGGGCGAGGAGATCGCCGTTCTGAAAACGAGCATGGGCGAGATCAAACTGCGTTTTTTCCCCGACGCCGCGCCGAAAACCGTTCAGAATTTCAAGGCGCTGGCGAAAAAGGGTTATTATAACGGGGTGACCTTTCACCGGGTCATCAAGGATTTCATGATTCAGGGCGGCGACCCGACGGGCACGGGAAAGGGCGGAGGAAGTTCTTTCGGTGAGAATTTCGAGGATGAGTTCAGCGAAAGCCTGTTCAACATCCGCGGGGCGGTCGCGATGGCGAACCGCGGCCCCAATACGAACGGCAGCCAGTTCTTCATCGACCAAGCTCCCGCTTCCGCGTTTGAAGGCTGGGACCAGTACCAGCAGATCTACGACGTCTACAAAAAGGACCCGCAGGCCTTTACCAGGCAGTATGGCGGATGCATCGACATGAGCAGGATCACCAGCGAAATCAAAAAGCTGTATCAGGAAAACGGCGGCTCCCCGCACCTTGACGGCGCGTACAACACGGCCAAAACCGGGCACACCGTGTTTGCCCAGGTGTTCGAGGGGATGGATGTCGTCGATCAGATCGCGTCGGTTTCGGTGGATTCCCAGGACAAGCCCCTTTCGGATGTCAAAATCGAAAGCGTCGCGCTGGAACCGTATCAAAAATAG
- a CDS encoding RNA-binding protein, whose protein sequence is MGLCNYKPEGWIIDTPENRAAMTNLSTLMDACHEEKILEGRALICDSSHNLVVDLGCMKGIIAREEGALGIREGTVRDIAIISRVNRPVCFVVTGFQKDESGEPLAILSRRAAQEKCRKEYIENLRLGDITDARVTHLETFGAFADIGCGIIALLPIDAISVSRIDHPRERFTVGMDIRTAIKAIENGRITLTQKELLGTWEENAALFHVGETVAGIIRSVEPYGIFVELTPNLAGLAEVKDGVLPGQQASIYIKSILPARMKIKLIIIDTFDYSYRPVSPKYFFKGNHISRFVYSPECSDKQVVTEFSPD, encoded by the coding sequence ATGGGTCTTTGCAATTACAAGCCGGAAGGCTGGATAATTGACACCCCGGAAAATCGTGCGGCAATGACGAACCTTTCGACGCTGATGGATGCCTGCCATGAGGAAAAGATTTTGGAAGGCAGAGCTCTTATTTGCGACAGCTCGCATAATTTGGTGGTGGATTTGGGATGCATGAAAGGAATCATCGCACGGGAAGAAGGCGCCCTGGGAATCCGCGAGGGGACCGTACGCGACATCGCGATCATTTCCCGCGTGAACCGTCCGGTCTGCTTTGTCGTGACCGGCTTTCAAAAGGATGAATCCGGCGAACCGCTCGCGATCCTGTCCCGCAGGGCGGCCCAGGAGAAATGCCGGAAGGAATACATAGAGAACCTTCGCCTCGGGGATATCACGGACGCCCGCGTCACGCATCTGGAAACGTTCGGGGCGTTCGCGGATATCGGCTGCGGCATCATCGCGCTGCTGCCGATCGACGCGATCTCCGTTTCACGCATCGACCATCCGCGCGAGCGGTTCACCGTCGGCATGGACATCCGCACCGCGATCAAGGCGATCGAAAACGGGCGCATCACGCTGACCCAGAAGGAGCTGCTCGGAACGTGGGAGGAGAACGCGGCCCTGTTCCACGTCGGCGAAACGGTGGCCGGGATCATCCGCTCGGTGGAGCCGTACGGCATTTTTGTCGAGCTCACCCCGAACCTTGCTGGGCTGGCGGAGGTGAAGGACGGCGTTCTGCCCGGGCAGCAGGCCAGCATCTACATCAAGAGCATCCTGCCCGCGCGCATGAAGATCAAGCTGATCATCATCGACACGTTTGATTATTCTTACCGGCCGGTTTCCCCGAAATATTTCTTCAAGGGAAACCATATTTCCCGGTTCGTCTATTCCCCGGAATGCAGCGACAAGCAGGTCGTCACGGAATTTTCCCCGGATTAA
- a CDS encoding protein of unknown function (Evidence 5 : Unknown function), translating to MLSNNPLVNSGRVEYNMGTNFIGKQMMPVTDKQWNDRSGLAAALFHLLDPSVPCRREDEEKAAELFASLETDRKRLLKILSLCEEPSTPKELYLAAKAGSWLGNSHAEETVRYASAYLETPGWIELPYHMVSENGILLSQGDRCRAQIFEELAQAQEYLHRYEAALANFAEAYRLEPYNAMNAIKMADVVVKSRSRLEALNFLNQQKFSRYYQPVEYTDAQGMRHRNDTFRQVLDSHILKIRSAEQADTERQRMENLKKFRTKHPEGEDDLPEKQK from the coding sequence ATGCTGTCAAATAATCCTCTTGTAAATTCGGGGCGAGTGGAATATAATATGGGGACAAATTTCATCGGAAAGCAGATGATGCCTGTGACGGACAAACAATGGAATGACAGATCAGGTCTTGCAGCCGCGCTGTTCCACCTTCTCGACCCTTCGGTCCCCTGCCGGCGCGAGGATGAGGAAAAAGCCGCGGAGCTTTTCGCCTCGCTGGAAACGGACCGGAAGCGGCTTCTGAAAATCCTTTCGCTGTGCGAAGAGCCCTCAACCCCAAAGGAACTGTATCTGGCGGCGAAGGCCGGCAGCTGGCTCGGAAACTCCCACGCCGAAGAAACGGTCCGGTATGCTTCGGCTTATCTCGAAACGCCGGGATGGATCGAGCTCCCGTATCATATGGTCAGCGAGAACGGCATCCTGCTTAGCCAGGGGGACCGGTGCCGCGCGCAGATCTTTGAGGAGCTGGCGCAGGCGCAGGAGTATCTACACCGGTACGAGGCGGCGCTCGCCAATTTTGCCGAAGCCTACCGCCTTGAGCCTTACAATGCGATGAACGCGATCAAAATGGCGGACGTCGTCGTAAAATCCCGCAGCCGTCTGGAAGCGCTGAACTTCCTGAACCAGCAGAAATTCTCCCGCTACTATCAGCCCGTGGAATATACGGATGCCCAGGGGATGCGCCACCGCAACGATACGTTCCGTCAGGTCCTGGATTCCCATATTCTGAAGATCCGGTCGGCGGAGCAGGCCGACACGGAACGGCAGCGGATGGAGAACCTGAAGAAATTCAGGACGAAACACCCGGAGGGCGAGGACGATCTTCCGGAAAAGCAGAAATAA